Part of the Planctomycetota bacterium genome, ACGAAGCGGTCGTAGGGGAGATCCGCGGCGAGCGCCCGCACGACCCAGTCGCGGTAGGTCCAGGCGAAGGGATAGCGCGGATCCTGGTTCGCGAACGCGTAGCCCATCGTGTCGGCATAGCGGGCGAGATCGAGCCACTTGCGGGCCCAGTGTTCGGCGTGCTCGGGCGTGGCGAGCAAACGGTCGACGAGCGCCCGGTAGGCCTCCTCGGTCGGCGCCGAGACGAACGCATCGGCCTCGTCGGCCGGTGGCGGCAGACCGACGAGGTCAAACCACAGCCGGCGGTGGAGTTCGCGTGGTGCCGCCTCCGCGGACGGCGACAGACCGGCGGCGGAGATCGCGGCGAGAAGGAAGCGATCGATCGGGGAAGTCCACGTCGATCCAGCGGGAGCGGTGGCTGGTTCTGGGGGGGCATGACGCACGGGGGGGCGGTAGCCCCAGTGCCCACCGCGGGCGGCGGCGATCCTGTCGGCCAGGGGAAGGCTCGCCAGGTCGATCGCGCCACCGGAGTCGGGCCACGGTGCACCGGCTGCGATCCATGATTCGAGCACCGCGACTTCCTCGGCCGGAAGCGGCTCGTCGGGGGGCATCGCCGCCAGGTCGCCGGTCCGCCTGATCGCGGCCACCAGCCGGCTGGCGGCGACGTCACCCGGAACGACGACAGGCCCGCCGTCGCCCCCCTTGTCGAGCGCCTGGCGGCTGTCGAGCCGCAGTCCCGCCTCGGCGACGCCCGGGCCGTGGCACCGCTGGCAGCGCGCCACCAGCACCGGCCGGACGCGCTGCTCGAACTGCGTCTCGGCGGCTCGGGCGTCGGCGGGGGGAGGCTCGGCCGCACGCGCGCTTGCCGCCCAGGCCACGAGCATGGCCGCCAGCAGGATCGCCGCCGCAGCCGGGCGTGACCGAACGCGGCGGTAGGAAAAAACCAGCTTCACCATACGTTCATCGTATCCGCCCGGCGCGGGGGATGACCGAAAGCGTCCGGCCGACCCCGGGGCGGGAAGGGTGCGGTGCGGCCGATCACGCCGAGGCTGAAAACAGCGTGGTTTTGCCCTGGAGGGGGCGCGCGGGAGGGGTACAATCGGGCCGTGATGCGGCAGGGCAGCGGCGGCCCGTGCGGGCACTGGGTCGCGGTCGAGGGGGTGTGCCGTGGGTGGTCGGTTGCCTCATCCCTGCCGCGGTCCCGTCCCCCGCCGGGAGGTGCTGCGGATCGGCGGCCTGGGGGCGCTGGGGGTGAGCCTCGGCGACCTCGTCTCGCGGCGGAAGGTCGCCGGTGCGGCCGCGCCGGCCGGCACTGCCCGGGCGCGCAACTGCATCGTGCTGTTCCTCGCCGGCGGTCCGCCGCAGCACGAGACGTTCGACCCCAAGCCGGCGGCCCCCGTCGAGATCCGCGGGCCGTTCCTGCCGGTATCGACGAGCGTGCCGGGGGTGGCGTTCTGCGAGCTCTTGCCGCGGCTGGCCCGGCGCGCCGACCGGCTGTGCGTGATCCGCTCGATGACCACCGGGATCCATTCCCATTCCACCAGCGGCTGCTTCATGCTCACCGGCCACGAGCCGGCGAGCGTCGCCGAGAACGTCCCCGCCAGCGCCGCCGACTGGCCGAGCATCGCCGCGGCGGTGGGAGCGCTGCGGCCGGCCGACGACGGCCCGCTCGACGCGGTCGTGATCCCCGAAGGCCTCGTCAACAACCCCGCCATCCCCTGGCCCGGCCAGAATGGCGGCTTCATGGGGGCGGCCTGGCATCCGCACCTGCTGCGCTGCGACCCGTCGGCGGCGCGCCTCGAGATCGACGGGCTGTCGGTGCCCGCCGAGGCCGTCCGTCGCCTCGGCGCCAGGCGCGGCCTGCTCGAGTCTCTCGACGGCCTGGCGATTGCCGGCAGCCAGGGGCTGCTCGAGGCCCAGCGCGTGCGCCACGAGGCGTTCGAGCTGCTCTCCGCCGGCGCCACGCGCCGGGCGCTCGAGATCGAGCGCGAGACGGAGGCGACGCGCGACCGCTACGGCCGGACGAAGTTCGGCCAGAGCGTGCTCCTCGCCCGCCGCCTGGTCGAGGCGGGGGTCCGGCTCGTGCAGGTCAACTACCCGCGCGAGCCCGGCGACACGACCTCCAACAATCCGCTGTGGGACACCCACGTCGACAACGCCGGCCGGCTCGAGCGCGTCCTCTGCCCGTCGTTCGATACGGCATTGGCGGCACTGCTCGACGACCTCGCCGAACGCGGCCTCCTCGACGACACGCTGGTGGTGGCGATGGGGGAGTTCGGCCGCACACCGCGGATCAACCCCTCCGGCGGCCGCGACCACTGGGGGAGCGTGTTTTCGGTGGCGCTGGCCGGCGCCGGCCTCCCCGGCGGCGCGGTGATCGGCGCGAGCGACGCCCACGGCGCCCAGCCGACGCTCCGCCCCGTCCGTCCCCCCGACCTCGCGGCGACGATCTTCCAGTTGCTCGGGATCGCCCCGGCGACCGAGTTCCGCGACGGCCTCGGCCGGCCCCTGGCGCTGGTCACCGGTGGTGAGCCCCTGGCGGAGCTGGTCGGGTAGCGGCCGGTCGGGCACGCCGGCGCCCCGGGCGCGGCGACGGGCGCGGCCAGTGCGGACCGTTGCACCCCGCAGCGAGGAGCAGCCGGCGCGCGCCTTTCACTTCGCCGTGATCCCCTGGAACGTCCGCAACGCCGTCAGCGCGGCGTCGACCTCGGCCTGCTTCGCCGTCGCCTGGGCGCGGGCGGCTTCGAGCGCCGCGGTCGATTCGGCGACGACCGCGGCGGCGGCGGCGATCCGACCGTCGATCTCGGCCATCTTCGCGCTGACGACCGGCATCGCCGCCTTCGCCTTGGCGGCCACCTCGACCCGACCGGCGGCCTCCTGCTCCCAGGCGGTGCGTTCGGCGGTCTGCGCGGCGAGGGCCTCCTGCATCGCCTTCATCTGGGCGGCCTTGGCGGCCATCGTGTCGCCGAGGACTTTCACCGCTGCGGCCAACTCGGCATCGCCGGGAGCCGCGGCGGCCGCGGCCTGGGCCTGCGTGGCGGCCGCCCCGAGGAGGCCGGCGGCGGTGGCGAGGCGTTCGAGGGTGGCCTGCGCGGCGGCCAATTCGGTCTGCCGGACGGCGACGCGTTCGAGCAACGCCCGGTGTTCCTGTTCCGCGGTCGCCACGGCGGCGACGAGGGTCTCGAGCTCCTTCTGGTTCGCGGTGCGCTCGTCGGTCATCGCCCGCCGCGCCGCCTCGTCGGCGGCGACCTTCGCCTCCGCGTCGGCTGCCGCCTGCTCCGCCTGGCGGAGCACCTCCTCCGCGGCGGTGACGGCAGCGGCGAATTCGCGGTAGCGCCCCACGAACGCCCCCTCGTCCTGCCACCGGGCCAGTTCGGCCCGGGCGGTGTCGAGCCGCGCCGCGGCTTCGGCACGGGCTGCCTCGGCGGCGTCAGCCGCCGCCCGGAGAGACGCCAGTTCCGGCTCGAGCGCCCCGACCTGGGCGGCCATCGAGTCGGCGGTCGTCCGGGCGGCGTCGCGGGCGGCGTTCATGCCGGTCAGCGCGGCATCGGCGGCGCCGAGCGCCGCTTCGCGGGCGGCGCTGTCGGCGGCCGCCGCGGCGCGGCGCTCGCGCTCGGCGCGGAGGCGGACCTCGCCGGCGGCGACGGCGGCGCGGTCGGCGCTGCCAGGCGCGGCGGCCAGCGCGGCCAACGCCGTGGAATGGGATTCGACCGCCGCGGTGAGCTGCCCCTCCACCTCCGCCAGGGCCGCGGTCGAAGCCGCCCGTGCAGCCTCGGCGGCGGCCCGCGCCGCGGTGGCGGCCTCGGCCTGTTTCTCGGTCTCGGTGAGCCGCGCCATGGCCGCGTCGCGCTCGGACATGAGCCCGGCGAACGCGCGCTGCATGTCGCCGTGCCTGGCGGCCGCGGCGGCTGCGGCCACCGCCGCCGGCTCGACCGCCGGGGCGGTGTCGGCCACGGCCTTCTCGGCGGCGGCGATCCGTTCGGCCAGGGTGGGGGGGTTCGTGGAGAGGTCGGGGAGCCGGACGGCGTCGGCCCCCTTGAAGACACGGATCGCGCCGGTCCAGTCGCCGACGACGACCGCATCGGTCTCGTCGCAATACGACGCCGCGAGGCCGAGGTCGGGGCAGGCCTCGAAGGCCTTCTGCTGGTTGCCATCCTGCGCCCAGAGCTTCGGCGTCTTGTCGCGGCCGACGCTCACCAGCCGGCCGTCACGCGTGAACTCGAGCGCCGCCACGCCGCCGCCGTGGGCGTTCCAATTCTTCATCTGGCCACCGTTCTCCATCTCCCAGAGGCGGATCGTGCCGTCCTCGCTGGCGCTGGCGAGGAGGTTGGAGTCGGGCCGCCAGGAGAGCGCGGTGACGCTCGCGCCGTGGCCGCCGAGGACGAGGTAGTCGCGGCCGGTGGCCGCCTCCCAGACGATCACGCCGCCGTTGCGGTCGCCGGTCGCCAGGAGCACGCCGTCGGGGCTGAACGACAGCGCCGTGATCCAATCGGTGTGCTTGCGCAGGTCGTGGAGCTTCTCGCCGGTGGCAGCGGAGTGGATCCGCACCACCTTCTGCGGGCCGCCGAGCGCGACCAGGGCGTGGTCGGCGCTGATGTCGGCGGCGAGGACCGTGTCGAGCTCGTCACCGACGGTGAGCACCCGACGGCCATCCTCGACGTTCCAGGCGACGACGCGGCCACTGGCGCCGCCGCGCCCGCCGCCGGCGAGGACGAGGCTGCCGGAGCGGCTGAAGGCCACCACCTGCGGCCGGCCCTCGGGGAAGGGGAGGATGCCGGCGAGCCGGCCGGTGTCGGTGCGCCACAGGACGATCTGCTTCTGACCGCACGCTGCCGCCAGCGGCGCCCAGGGACTGGTGGCGATCGAGCAGCAGGCGCCGTCGGCCGCCGTGCGGACCACCGGCTCGAGCGGCAGCCGGGCGGGGAGCGGGACCACGGCCGGGCGCTGCGACGGGGCGGCGTCGGTCGCGGCGAGCATCGGTTTCTTCTTCGGCGCCGCCGCCTTGCTCCCCTTGTTCTCGAGGATCCCGCCGGCGATCCAGCGTTCGAGGATCTTCGCCTCCGCCTCGGGGATCGGCGGCGAATCGGGGGGCATCTTCGGTTCGCTCGAGTGCGTCACGAGCTGGTACAGATAGCTCGCCGACGGGTCACCGGCCTCGACCACGGCGCCGGAGCCGCCGCCGGCCATCAGGCCGGGATACGTGGTCAGATCGAGCCCGCCGGCCTTCTTGTCGGGGTTGTGGCAGGTGCCGCAGCGCTGGCGGAAGACCGGGAGAGCATGGTCGTCGAACGTCACCTTCTCGCCGTCGGCGGCATGGCCGGGCGCTGCCCCACCGAGGAGCGCGGCGGCGATGGCGAACCGGGGGAGAACGGAGGGAAACCTCATCGGGTCACCTGCGGGATGCGGCGCCACCGTCAAAGCGCGCCGGTGCCGGGCGTCAGTGGTTGAAGACGAACTCGCGCGAGTTGAGGATCGCCCAGAATCCGTCCTCGAGGGCCTGCTGCGGATTCGCCTCGGCCGTCACCAGCGCGAGCAGATCGGCCTTTTCCGTGTCGGTCGGCCGGCGCGACAAGGCGCGGACGTAGATCTCCTCGATCACCTGCTCGGGCGACTGGCCGGCGTCGAGGAGCCGCTTCACCAGGCCCCCGGCCTGGATCTTGCCCTGGACGGTGTCGCCGTTGAGAAGATGCAGGGCCTGCGACAGATTGGGCTCCATCTTCACCTCGCAGGAGCAGACGCTCCCGCGCGTCGCCCGGCCGAAGGTGGTGAGGAAGTAGGTCGACGTGTTGCCGTCGGCGATCTGCACGGCCCGGGCCCCGAGCGGCAGCCCGGAGAACTTGTTCTTCGTGTCGGTGACGGCCGAGACCATGTCGAGGAGGACCTCCGCCCGCACGCGCCGCAGGAGGGCGTGGGAGAAGTTGCGCTCGTCGGTCGCGTTGGTCTCGTTGGTCGCGGTCGAGAGCTGGTACGTCCGCGAGGTGCAGATGTCGCGGACGAGTTTCTTGAAGTCGTACTTCGATTCGACGAACCGCCGCGCCAGGTCGTCGAGCAGTTCCTCGTTGACCGACGGATTACTGACGCGGACGTCGTCGACCTCGTCGACGAGGCCGCGGCCGAAAAAGTGCGCCCACACGATGTTGACGAGGTTCCGGGCGAAGTAGGCATTGTCCGGGGCGGTGAGCCACTCGGCCATCGCCGCCCGGCGGTCGCGGCCGGCGAGGTCGGGGGAGGCGCCGCCGAGGAACTTCGGCGGCACGACACGGCCGCCGACCGGGTGCTTGACGTCGCCGCCGCCGGAATTGAAGACCACCGTCTCGCGCGGATCCTCCCCCGGCTTGCGGCCGATCTGAGCGAAGAAATTGGCGAACCCGTAGTAGTCGTCCATCGTCCAGCGGTCGAAGGGATGGTTGTGGCACTGGGCGCACTGGATCCGCATCCCGAGGAACACCTGGGCGACGTTCTCGGCCACCTTCAGTGTGTCGGTCTCGTTCTGGTAGTAGTTCGTCGCGGCATTGGTGAACGTCCCGCCGCTGGCCGACAGCAGCTCGCGGACGAGCTGGTCGATCGGCACGTTGGCCTGGATCCGCTCCTGGAGCCAGTTGTAGTACAGGAGCATCGCCTTGTAGCTGATCTGCTGCGCGGTGCGGATCATCAGCAGCTCCGACCATTTCATCACCCACATCTCGACGAACTCCTTCCGCGCCAGGAGCGAATCGACGAGGTGGGCACGCTTGTCGGGATCGGTGCTCGCCATGAACGAGCGGTATTCGTCGGCGGTGGGCAGCGCGCCGCAGATGTCGAGCGACACGCGGCGGAGGAACTCCTCGTCGCTGCACGGCTCCGAGGGGTTGATCCGCAGCTTCCGCAGCTTGGCGTTGACGAAGGTGTCGACGGCGTTGGCGGCCGGGGGATCGGCCCACGTGAACGACAGCCCCTTGGGAAGGACGATCACGTCCATCCCCACCGTGTGCGTGTCGTAGCGTGCCATCACGAACGCCTCGCCGCGGTTCTTGGCGGTGATCAGCCCGTCGGGAGAGACCGCGGCGGAGTTGTCGTTGCCGGTGAGGAACACGGCGAGGTGGGTGACGTCGCGGTCACTGCCGTCGGCGTAGATGGCGCGGACGGTGAGCTGCTGCGTCTCCCCCGCGCCGTCGAGGACGGCGCCGGCCGGGAAGATCTCGACCTTCGTCACGGCGGGAACCGGGCCGGGATCGGTGGCCGCCCCCTTCTCGAGCCACTCGAGCAACGTGGCGTAGGCGGGGTCGCCGACCTTGATCTTCGCGCCGCCGCTGTGGGGCACGGTGCCGGTCGCCTTCTCGAGGAGCAGGCTCTCCGCCGCCAGGGCGAGGTTGAGGCGGCGGCCGGCGATCTCGCGCGTCAGCCGGTGGTGGTCGCCGTCGGGGTCGAAGCCGAACAGCGACAGGCGGAAGCCGTCCTTCCCGCGCGCCGCACCGTGGCAACTGCCGGTGTTGCACCCGGAGCGCATGAACACCGGCATGACGTCGAGTTTGAAGCTCAGCGGCGGCGTTTCCGCGGCACGGGCGACGGTGACGGGCACCGACAGCGTGCGGTCGCCGAAGCTCACCGCGATCGTCGTCGTCCCGTCGGCGACCGGCCGGACGACACGGCCGTCGAGCGCGGCGATCGCCGGATCGGCGGCCGTGAGCGTCGCCGTGGCGGTGACGTCGCGCGTGATCCCGTCGGCGTAGGTGGCCTGGACGACGAGCGACTGGCGGTCACGGCTCCCGGCCAGCTGCACGGTCGCGGGATGGACGTCGACGGCGACCAGCGCCGGACCGTCGGCGAGCGCCGGGGCGGCAAGGGCCGTGAGCGACATGGCGACGAGCGAAAGCACGCGGACGGCGAAGGTCACGGGAGGGATCCGGTGAGGTGGGGCGGGGTTCGGGTGGGGTTGAACGGGCGGTCAGGGGGCGGGAGAGGGGCTTGGGCCCTTGGCCTGCTGGCGGAGCTTTTCCAAGCGCGACAGCGGCTTGGCGGGGGCCGCCTCGGGAGCGGGCGGGGGGGGCGCTGCCGCCTGGGGCGCGGCGGCGGAGGGAGCGGCGGGCTTGGTCGGGGCGGCGATCTGCAGCTCGGTCTGGCCGCCGCGCGCCTGGACCGGCTCGCCGGCGACCGACGCGATCAGCTCCACGAACGGCGTCTTGTGGTTGCCGACCGGGCTCTTGTCGGAGGTCGCCACGTCGAACACCAGCTGCGTGGTGTCCTTGGTGAACTTCAATTCCGGAGCGCTCGTCTCCGGGGGCAGGCCCTGGAGCCGGGCCACCGCCTCCCCGTCGAAGGGCGCCTTCTGCTCGAGCGTGCAGACGATCTGCGCCGGCTGCCCCTGCTCGCAGGAGGCGCGGGCGAGCGTCGCGGTCGTGAACGGCTCGGCGATGTCGAGGCTCGCCAGCTGTGAGGCAGCCCAGGCCGGGCCGCCGACGTCGGCCTGGCCGATGCAGTAGACCGGCCAGTTGCCCAGCGCCGCGTTGGCGTCGGCATTGAGCGTGCAGAGCCCCTCGGTGGCGTCGGCGGCGATCGTGATCGACGGCGGCGCGCCGATCCCCGGCGGACGGAAGGGAAACTCGACCGTCACCGCTCCGGCGAAGCCCTCGGCACGGGTGACGACGACCTTGAGGTTCATCGAGCCGTTGCGCACCAGCGGCGCCTTGGGCTGGACGATCTCGATGCGGAACGGCAGCGCCTCGATCACCGCCATCGCCAGGGCGTCGACGCGGGCGCCGTAATACACGGCGTTGTTGGGGGGGCCGAGGATGAAGTCGGCGAAGTTCTCGAAGCGGCCGCGGATCTTCGGCTCGTCGGCGGTCGGCCGGGCCTCGAGGACCGTCAGGCCGCCGGCGACGGGGGCGTCGGCGGCCGCCTCGAAGACCACCGGCATCTGCGCGACGCTCGCCGGCATCGGCCGGGCGTGGACGGTGACGCCGGAGGGGAGCTGCCCCGGCTCGAGGACCAGCTCGCCGCCGAAGTTGGCCCGGGTGGCGTTGACCAGCACGGCGTAGCGGTTGCCGCGCGGCACGGCGATCTGCTGGCGGGTCTGGGAGTAGCGGTCGACGCGCGGGATCGAGAGGGCGAGGCTCGGCTTCACCGGTTCGATCTCGACACGGTAGACGAAGTCGGGCCGCCCGCGCCCGAGGTGGTCGGTGATCCGCACCACGTAGTCGCCGTCCTCGGGCAGCTGCAGCTGGAGGAACGAGTCGGGGCCGCGCGAGTCGTCGTTGCCGGCGATCGCCCGGCCGTCGGCGTGGAACAGGTTCATCACCGGGTCGAGGCCGCTGCGGATCCGGCGCGCGTAGCACTCGATCGCCACCGCCTGGCCCTTGGTGCCGGCGAAGCGGAAGCAATCGACGTCACCGGGGGTCTCGACGACGCCGTTGAAGGCGGTCTCCGCTGCCGCGGCGGTGGCCACCGGCAGGTCGTTGTTCGGCTCCTGCTCCAGCGTGTTGCCCAGGGCCGAGATCCGCAGTGGCAACGGCGACGGGCAGATCCCGCTGCCGTCGGTGGGAAACAGCTTGAGTACGCTGCCGGCCGCCGGCACGGCGACGTCCTGGCGGATCGGCCCGGCGGCGTCGCCGAGAAAAGTCACGGCCGTCGTGTCGCCGGCCTTGCCGCCCGCCGGGTAGACGGCCGTCGGGCGTGGGAACGAGCCGACGTGGAGACGGTAGCGGCAGTTGCCGTCGCCGGCGTAGCTCGTCTCGCGGACCTGGACGTAGTACGTGCCGTCGTCGGGGGCGAGGATCGAGAGCACGCCGTCCTGCTGGGCGATCGCGGCGTCGTCGACACTCGCCACCTCGAAGCGCCGCCCGTCGAGGATCGCGATCGCC contains:
- a CDS encoding peptidase — protein: MQPKRGLVGCHWIAVAMAGVAWGLGAADALASFPQLSVILPRGVQRGGQRELLFQGARLKDAEELLFHATTPDAPAGFVVTALTPVDDNSFKAVVEIPADCRLGEHLVQVRCKSGISDFRSFVVGALPVVDEIEPNGALDEAQAIVPGTTVHGVVTSEDVDLFAIKVAKGQRIAVEVEALRLGSHLFDPAIAILDGRRFEVASVDDAAIAQQDGVLSILAPDDGTYYVQVRETSYAGDGNCRYRLHVGSFPRPTAVYPAGGKAGDTTAVTFLGDAAGPIRQDVAVPAAGSVLKLFPTDGSGICPSPLPLRISALGNTLEQEPNNDLPVATAAAAETAFNGVVETPGDVDCFRFAGTKGQAVAIECYARRIRSGLDPVMNLFHADGRAIAGNDDSRGPDSFLQLQLPEDGDYVVRITDHLGRGRPDFVYRVEIEPVKPSLALSIPRVDRYSQTRQQIAVPRGNRYAVLVNATRANFGGELVLEPGQLPSGVTVHARPMPASVAQMPVVFEAAADAPVAGGLTVLEARPTADEPKIRGRFENFADFILGPPNNAVYYGARVDALAMAVIEALPFRIEIVQPKAPLVRNGSMNLKVVVTRAEGFAGAVTVEFPFRPPGIGAPPSITIAADATEGLCTLNADANAALGNWPVYCIGQADVGGPAWAASQLASLDIAEPFTTATLARASCEQGQPAQIVCTLEQKAPFDGEAVARLQGLPPETSAPELKFTKDTTQLVFDVATSDKSPVGNHKTPFVELIASVAGEPVQARGGQTELQIAAPTKPAAPSAAAPQAAAPPPPAPEAAPAKPLSRLEKLRQQAKGPSPSPAP
- a CDS encoding DUF1549 domain-containing protein, whose protein sequence is MSLTALAAPALADGPALVAVDVHPATVQLAGSRDRQSLVVQATYADGITRDVTATATLTAADPAIAALDGRVVRPVADGTTTIAVSFGDRTLSVPVTVARAAETPPLSFKLDVMPVFMRSGCNTGSCHGAARGKDGFRLSLFGFDPDGDHHRLTREIAGRRLNLALAAESLLLEKATGTVPHSGGAKIKVGDPAYATLLEWLEKGAATDPGPVPAVTKVEIFPAGAVLDGAGETQQLTVRAIYADGSDRDVTHLAVFLTGNDNSAAVSPDGLITAKNRGEAFVMARYDTHTVGMDVIVLPKGLSFTWADPPAANAVDTFVNAKLRKLRINPSEPCSDEEFLRRVSLDICGALPTADEYRSFMASTDPDKRAHLVDSLLARKEFVEMWVMKWSELLMIRTAQQISYKAMLLYYNWLQERIQANVPIDQLVRELLSASGGTFTNAATNYYQNETDTLKVAENVAQVFLGMRIQCAQCHNHPFDRWTMDDYYGFANFFAQIGRKPGEDPRETVVFNSGGGDVKHPVGGRVVPPKFLGGASPDLAGRDRRAAMAEWLTAPDNAYFARNLVNIVWAHFFGRGLVDEVDDVRVSNPSVNEELLDDLARRFVESKYDFKKLVRDICTSRTYQLSTATNETNATDERNFSHALLRRVRAEVLLDMVSAVTDTKNKFSGLPLGARAVQIADGNTSTYFLTTFGRATRGSVCSCEVKMEPNLSQALHLLNGDTVQGKIQAGGLVKRLLDAGQSPEQVIEEIYVRALSRRPTDTEKADLLALVTAEANPQQALEDGFWAILNSREFVFNH
- a CDS encoding DUF1501 domain-containing protein, producing MGGRLPHPCRGPVPRREVLRIGGLGALGVSLGDLVSRRKVAGAAAPAGTARARNCIVLFLAGGPPQHETFDPKPAAPVEIRGPFLPVSTSVPGVAFCELLPRLARRADRLCVIRSMTTGIHSHSTSGCFMLTGHEPASVAENVPASAADWPSIAAAVGALRPADDGPLDAVVIPEGLVNNPAIPWPGQNGGFMGAAWHPHLLRCDPSAARLEIDGLSVPAEAVRRLGARRGLLESLDGLAIAGSQGLLEAQRVRHEAFELLSAGATRRALEIERETEATRDRYGRTKFGQSVLLARRLVEAGVRLVQVNYPREPGDTTSNNPLWDTHVDNAGRLERVLCPSFDTALAALLDDLAERGLLDDTLVVAMGEFGRTPRINPSGGRDHWGSVFSVALAGAGLPGGAVIGASDAHGAQPTLRPVRPPDLAATIFQLLGIAPATEFRDGLGRPLALVTGGEPLAELVG